TTGCCCGGGGAGTATCAACTCTCCGTGGGTGGCGGGCAGCCGGGAGTAACCCTGCAAACCTCCAATATCTTATCAAAAACCATCAATCTGCAGTAAAACGCGGGCAGAACAGGGGTACTTGTTTAAAGAAGAACCTTCACCACCACTTTTTTCACATTGGACGCCACGCCCAAGCTGAGACCTGGCATGTGAATGTCTTGTGGAAAAAAGACCGTGAACATACCGGCAGTCACCTTTATTTTGTAGTCATACTTGCCAAAAAAATAGACATCCTTTTCGCTATTGTACGGCACAGTCGGCTGCTGGTCGCGCAGGGTGTCAATCCCCATCATTTCTTCACCCGCATAAATAAACTGTATATCTGCGTAGCGCTGATGCGCTTCTATCTTACAGTCGGCTTCCTGCTTGCTTTCATATTCCTGCACAGCTACTTTCAGGCGAT
This Marinoscillum sp. 108 DNA region includes the following protein-coding sequences:
- a CDS encoding YhcH/YjgK/YiaL family protein; this encodes MIIDQLANCERYYALGERFQKGFEHLLSTDFSQVAPGKYELDGDRLKVAVQEYESKQEADCKIEAHQRYADIQFIYAGEEMMGIDTLRDQQPTVPYNSEKDVYFFGKYDYKIKVTAGMFTVFFPQDIHMPGLSLGVASNVKKVVVKVLL